A window of Cohnella herbarum contains these coding sequences:
- a CDS encoding mechanosensitive ion channel family protein gives MRSLYAVEQVVPHKNPWNQFIDQIWDMIRDTEMWTSASMVLLRIILIFVITRLVLIVVNRFIDHVTHEKKSKRLKLRVRRVQTMARLMKNTASYIFNFIAILLILGEFNIQIAPLLAGAGVIGLAIGFGAQSLVKDVITGFFIIFEDQFAVGDVIQSKDFKGTVEMIGLRATRIRNWTGEVHIIPNGLINEVTNFSVNPLLAVIDITIAYENTIEEMMNTIRGVLVQINDANITATPEVLGIQTLALNQMTIRITARCKPNTTGEVTRLINTELKKAFETSRTEATT, from the coding sequence ATGCGTTCTTTATATGCAGTAGAACAAGTTGTCCCCCACAAAAACCCGTGGAATCAATTCATTGATCAGATATGGGATATGATTCGCGATACGGAAATGTGGACGTCGGCGTCTATGGTACTTCTGCGGATTATTTTGATCTTTGTCATCACCCGGCTCGTCTTGATCGTCGTCAACCGATTCATCGATCATGTGACGCACGAGAAAAAATCGAAGCGGTTAAAGCTGAGAGTAAGACGCGTTCAGACGATGGCCAGGTTGATGAAAAATACGGCTTCGTATATCTTTAATTTCATAGCGATCCTCCTCATCCTAGGAGAGTTTAATATTCAGATTGCGCCTTTACTCGCCGGCGCGGGTGTAATCGGGCTGGCCATCGGCTTCGGAGCTCAAAGTTTGGTCAAAGACGTCATTACCGGATTTTTCATTATTTTCGAGGATCAGTTTGCCGTAGGGGACGTCATTCAGTCGAAGGATTTCAAAGGGACGGTCGAGATGATCGGACTGCGCGCCACAAGGATAAGAAATTGGACGGGCGAGGTTCACATCATTCCTAACGGCCTCATTAATGAAGTGACGAATTTTTCCGTTAATCCTTTGCTCGCGGTTATCGACATAACGATTGCTTATGAGAACACGATTGAAGAAATGATGAATACGATCCGGGGCGTTCTCGTCCAAATTAACGATGCTAACATTACGGCTACACCCGAAGTGCTAGGCATCCAGACGTTGGCGCTGAACCAGATGACGATACGAATTACGGCCAGGTGTAAACCGAACACGACCGGAGAAGTGACCCGGTTAATTAACACGGAGCTTAAGAAGGCATTCGAAACGTCAAGGACGGAAGCGACTACGTAA
- a CDS encoding DUF3343 domain-containing protein codes for MDTLLIAFDSTQQALRAEMLLEYADIEIDICPTPKEITAGCALSIAFPSLELDQVKLIILSENVEIRGLFEKTPDGYSEIA; via the coding sequence ATGGACACTCTCTTAATCGCCTTCGATTCCACTCAACAAGCGCTGCGAGCGGAGATGCTCCTCGAGTATGCGGATATCGAAATCGACATTTGTCCGACACCGAAAGAAATCACGGCGGGGTGCGCTTTATCGATTGCGTTTCCTAGCCTCGAATTGGATCAAGTCAAACTAATTATTCTATCGGAAAACGTAGAGATCAGGGGTTTGTTCGAGAAAACGCCGGACGGATATTCGGAGATTGCTTGA
- the yyaC gene encoding spore protease YyaC has protein sequence MNGAWEKRPGSAPDSAALSLKIPFNEPTVLNRLSQNLEYYLDALPQDRRIVIVCVGTDRSTGDSLGPLVGTALAREYSTSFDLYGTLEEPVHAMNLGDTLLKISRSSRQPFVIAVDACLGQVSSVGCIQVGSGPVRPGAGVNKELPPVGDIHMTGIVNVGGFMEYFVLQNTRLNLVVKMSEIIAQSLLSAVHKTRSNSSSSSVIPFALPD, from the coding sequence ATGAACGGCGCGTGGGAGAAACGTCCGGGCTCCGCACCGGATTCAGCGGCGCTCTCTTTAAAGATTCCTTTTAACGAACCAACCGTCTTAAACCGACTGTCGCAGAATCTTGAATATTATTTAGATGCGTTACCGCAAGATCGTCGGATCGTCATCGTATGCGTAGGTACCGATCGCTCCACGGGAGACTCTCTAGGACCATTAGTCGGCACGGCACTAGCTAGGGAATACAGCACTTCCTTCGATCTCTACGGCACCCTGGAGGAGCCGGTACACGCCATGAACCTAGGGGATACCTTGCTTAAGATCTCGAGAAGCTCGCGGCAACCCTTCGTCATCGCCGTAGACGCCTGTCTTGGACAAGTATCCAGCGTCGGATGCATACAAGTCGGATCCGGTCCCGTAAGGCCCGGAGCAGGCGTTAACAAGGAGCTGCCGCCTGTTGGAGATATCCATATGACCGGCATCGTGAACGTCGGAGGATTCATGGAATATTTCGTCCTTCAGAACACCCGCTTAAATCTCGTCGTGAAGATGTCGGAAATCATTGCTCAAAGTCTATTAAGCGCTGTACATAAGACACGCAGTAACAGTAGCAGTAGTTCGGTTATCCCTTTTGCGTTGCCAGATTGA
- a CDS encoding DUF4446 family protein encodes MEGWNEQIVIAIAAGVGLLLLILFIWLIVVTSKLRKLKEAQRKIVGDTGVHNMEEVMNALHERISSMDNRQLVQGEKLEQQEKRLSTLKGRIGVHRFNAFSDSGSDLSFSVAFINDDQDGVVITGIHGREQTFLYAKPIDKGQSAYMLTPEEKIAINLATQKG; translated from the coding sequence ATGGAAGGTTGGAATGAACAAATCGTGATCGCCATTGCGGCAGGTGTAGGTCTGCTGCTCTTGATATTATTCATATGGCTCATAGTCGTCACAAGTAAATTGAGGAAGTTAAAAGAAGCTCAGCGCAAGATCGTTGGAGATACGGGCGTACACAACATGGAAGAGGTTATGAACGCATTGCATGAAAGAATCTCGTCCATGGATAATCGGCAGCTTGTTCAAGGCGAGAAGCTGGAGCAACAAGAAAAACGCCTATCGACCTTGAAAGGGCGAATCGGCGTTCATCGGTTTAACGCGTTCTCGGATTCCGGAAGCGATCTTAGCTTCTCGGTAGCCTTCATTAATGATGATCAAGACGGGGTCGTCATCACCGGCATTCATGGTCGGGAACAAACGTTCCTGTACGCGAAGCCGATCGACAAAGGACAATCTGCCTACATGCTGACGCCGGAAGAGAAGATCGCGATCAATCTGGCAACGCAAAAGGGATAA
- a CDS encoding aminotransferase class V-fold PLP-dependent enzyme yields the protein MMESKKIIYLDNAATSWPKPPTVAEAMERSMRESAANPGRGSHAMAVKASRVLFETRKRLARLFRISNPNDIAFALNTTHALNLAIQGMLKQGDHVIATTVEHNSVRRPLEALKRKLGIQVTYIGTDAKGLLNVKEVERAILPNTKMIVVTHSSNLLGSIIPVAEIGEIARRRNVKLLVDAAQSAGVLPIDVEGMGIDLLAFPGHKGLMGPQGTGGLYIHPNLELEPLMHGGTGSKSEAPEQPTIRPDRYEAGTQNTVGLAGLSEGVGFILKETTEVIHNQEQRLTFQLMEGLQGIPGITLLGPDIGVERTAIVSFLLEGVDPSEMAFLLDQQFGIAVRAGFHCTPLGHETAGSYETGAVRASPGYFTEKSEIVSMIEAVEEISRNLRNGK from the coding sequence ATGATGGAATCGAAAAAAATAATCTATTTAGACAATGCCGCAACAAGCTGGCCGAAGCCTCCGACGGTAGCGGAAGCTATGGAGCGCAGCATGAGAGAGAGCGCGGCCAATCCGGGGCGCGGCAGTCATGCGATGGCCGTTAAAGCGAGTAGGGTGCTGTTCGAGACCCGCAAACGGTTAGCTAGGTTGTTCCGAATAAGTAATCCCAACGATATTGCATTCGCGTTGAATACGACGCATGCATTAAATCTTGCTATTCAAGGGATGTTGAAGCAAGGGGACCATGTAATTGCGACGACGGTAGAACACAATTCGGTCAGACGGCCTCTCGAAGCTTTGAAAAGGAAGCTGGGCATTCAAGTTACTTATATCGGTACGGATGCCAAAGGGTTATTGAATGTAAAAGAAGTAGAGCGTGCAATCCTTCCGAATACGAAAATGATCGTAGTTACGCATAGCTCGAATTTGCTAGGTTCTATCATTCCCGTTGCGGAGATCGGTGAAATCGCGCGCCGAAGGAACGTCAAGCTGCTTGTTGATGCGGCTCAAAGCGCAGGGGTGTTGCCGATTGACGTTGAGGGCATGGGAATCGATCTGTTAGCTTTTCCGGGTCATAAAGGTCTGATGGGTCCGCAAGGGACGGGAGGGTTGTACATCCACCCTAATCTGGAGCTTGAGCCTCTGATGCACGGAGGGACGGGGAGTAAGTCGGAAGCGCCTGAGCAACCGACGATTCGACCGGATCGATATGAAGCAGGAACTCAGAATACGGTCGGTCTAGCGGGACTGTCGGAGGGCGTCGGGTTTATTTTAAAAGAAACGACGGAAGTTATTCACAACCAAGAGCAACGATTAACCTTCCAACTCATGGAGGGGCTGCAGGGCATTCCGGGAATAACATTGCTCGGTCCGGATATCGGGGTGGAGCGTACGGCCATTGTGTCATTCTTGTTGGAGGGCGTTGATCCGTCGGAAATGGCTTTTCTGTTAGATCAACAATTCGGGATAGCGGTGAGGGCAGGATTTCATTGCACGCCTTTAGGACATGAGACTGCAGGGTCATACGAGACGGGGGCCGTACGCGCCAGTCCCGGATATTTTACGGAAAAATCGGAAATCGTATCAATGATAGAGGCGGTCGAGGAGATCAGCCGGAACCTGAGAAACGGAAAATAA